GGCGGGCCGCAAAGATAACCCCGGAAGCGTCGGAGCGGTTCGGAAGATGCAAAAATGCAGGTCTAACTATCAAAAAATCTGCCTTTTCGGGTTGCGATTATTCGACATTTTTCCCACATATTTACAGGCATGCCTCTGGCAGTGATATTAAAATTTAACAATGTTTAGCTTGTTTATATGCAAAACCTCGACTCTGCGAACCGTTCACTCCTTGCCGATGCCCGGGCTTTTCCCGACGGGCAGCCCGAGGCCGAGGAGGTAGTTGTTTTCGAGCTGCTGGTGCCCGGCGCCGCCAAAGTGCCGCCCCAGCGCCAGTACCTGGAAGTGGCTTCGCTGGTGGTACTGCCCTCATCGGTAAGCAGCACCGTGCCCAGCACCATCGTCACCGATTTGCGCGTGAGCGACACCGCCCGCCGCCTCACTTGGAAAGTGACGGCCACGCTGGCGGCCCCGCCCGCCCGGGCCCGGCGCCACTAGCGGCTGAATACGCTTACTGCAAAAATTCCAGCTGGCGCGAGGCCAGCAAGCCTTCGGGCACGCTGAGCGCGCCGGTGTGCGGGTCGATGAGGCCGTTGCGCTCGTCTTCGATGTTGGTGGCCTGGGTGTACACGTCGCCCGCAATGGGGCGGGTGCGCAGCTCCTGCTTAAAGGCTTTGATGCTGTTGGTGCGGGATTCGGCGTCGGCCGGGCCGCCGTAGTCGGAAAAACCAAAACCGCCCCATTCGCTCACAATCAGCGGCACCTGCCGGCGGTAGAAGAACGGGTCGCCCACCACCAGCGGGAAAGCCGCCGTGCCGTCCATCTGGCCGCCCACCAGGCGGTCAAGTAGTTCTCGCCAGCGGGCCAGGTCGGGGGTGTAGAGGTGGGCGGTGAGGAGGTCGGACTTGAGGCGGCCGGTGTAGGAAATGTGGTGCCAGCCGTCGTTATCCACCACCAGAAACTGCGGGTAGGCAATCTGCATGAAGTGGTAGGTGTCGACGATGTACTCGCGCGTTTCGGGGTTGGTGGCGATGTCCTGAGCACCCCAGTCCTCGTTGTAAAGGCTCCAGATGATGATGCTGGGGTGGGTCTCGCTCAGTGTGACGAGGCGCAGCAGCTCGGCGCGGTGGTTTTGGCGGCTGCGCGGGGTGGAACTATGGGGGCTGGGCACTTCCACCCACAGCAGCAGGCCCAACTCATCGGCCAGGTTGTAGATGCGCGGGTCGATGCCGGCGATGTGCACACGGACCAGGTTGCAGCCCAGGGCCTTCATGGCGTGCATGTGGCGCTGCATTTCTTCCAACGTGGCCTGGCCGGGCTGGTAGAGAATGCCGTCGAGGTAAGTCGGCTGGTTGTTGAGGTAGACGTAGCGGCCGCGCGCCTCGATTTTGCGTAGCCCAAACAGCGTTTCAATCTGGGCGGCGTAGCCATCTGCGTCGATGAGCTGGGCCACCAGGCGGTAGCGGTTGGGCGCTTCGGGGCTCCAGAGCTCGGCGCCGGGCAGCTCCAGCACCATCCGCTGCTGCCACTGCCCGGATTCTAGATGCAGCGGAAAATCGGAAGCGGCCAGCGGCGCCGTGCGGTCAGTCGTGAGCGGGTCGAACACCTGCAGGCGGATGGTGTAGTCGCCCGCGTCGTGGATGCGCAGCGTCAGGTTGAAGCGCACCAGCTGGTCTTCCACCACGCTCACCACGCCCACGCGCGAGCGCAGGCGGTTGCGCTCCACGGTTTCGAGCCACACGCTGCGCACGGCGCCGGTGTACGTCTGGTACCAGATGCCGCCGCGCTTGTACACGTGCGATTCCTGCTTGCCGCGGGGCGTCTCGGCGTCCATCGTGTCCACGATGCGCACGGTAAGGCGGTTCACGAGGTGCAGGTTTTCCTCGCTCAGCTCGTAGCTGAAGGACGTGTATTCGCCGTAGTGCACGTCTTCGCCCTCAATGGTTTTCAGCAACTGGCCGTTGAGCCACACCCGGGTTTCGTAGCCGCAGGCCCCAAACGTGAGCTGAATGAGGGAGCGGGCTTGCGGCTCGGCCACTTCGGGCAGGTTGAACTCCCGCTCGTACCACACCACAATCTTGTCGTGCCAGGCGGCGCCGTCCTGTTGGCCTCGTACTTCGGCTAGGTGTGCTTCTACCGAGCCGGGCCACTGGGCCAGGTGCTCGTAGTTGTGGCCCAGGGCCCAGTCGTCGCGCAGGCCCACGTCTTCCACGTCGTGGGCAAATTTCCATTGGCCATCAAGCAGCACGTGGCTGCTCATGCGCAGCACGGCGCGGGGCAGGGGGTTGGCGAGTTCTTCAGCGGGCTCCTCTTCCGGGCGGCTGGCCGAGAGGGAATAGTTGGATGGGTTCAGGTCCTCCATGCGGGCAAGAGTAGGCGGCGCAGCATGTGTAAGCTGAGCCTGACATTCCCTTGCTAACGGACATAGCCGCCAGAATGATGCAAAAAGGCCGTCATGCTGAGCAGATGCCCTACAGCTGCACGCCCATGGCCAGCCCGGCCCCGCCGCCGGGGGCGTAGGTGGGCACTAGCAGCATTTTGTGGGCCAGCCGCTGTGGCAGCAGTTTGGTGAGCGCCGGGTAGGCGTGCCACACCGTTTCGGCCGAGAGAAAGCCGATGGCAGCACCGGCCAGCACGTCGGTGGCCCAGTGCTTGTTGCCGAGCACGCGCATGGTGCCCGTGGCGGTGGCCACGGCGTAGCCGGTCACGCTCACCCAAGGATATTGGCGGCCGTATTGCTCGTGCAGCAGGGTGGCCGTGAGAAAAGCCTGCGAGGTGTGCGACGACGGAAACGAGCTCAGGTCCTGCGCGTTGTAGGGGCGGGGTTCGGCGGTGATGCGCTTGAGCTGGTTGACCACGCCCTGGTCCAGCTCGTGCGCCACCAGGTAAATGAGGGTGAAGCCCAGCGGCGTGCGCTCGCCTTTGTGGCCGGTGGCCATCATGCCATACGCCAGGGCCAGGGGCACGTGGCGCGTGTAGTCGTCAAGGCCGTGCGCATCGAAGCCGCCGAAAACCTCCTGCGTTTCTTCCTGCAGGTCCTGCTTGGCCTTGCACAGGGTTTGGTTGAAGGTGGGTTTGTGGGCCAGCACGCCCACGCTGATGGCCACCGACGGCACGGCCACGCGCAACAGGGCTGCGCGCAGGTGCCCGGCGGGCCGGGCCGTTACCGAGTCGGGCAATGGGCGGGTGGGAGCCTGGGCGGCGGCCTGGATGCACGGCCACCCGGCCAGCAGCAAAAGCAAGCGCAACCGAATTAACATAAAAGCAGGACCTGGATGTGGATTTTAAATTTACACACGGCCGCGCCCGAAACGAAACAAAAACCGGTGAGTGGAAGGCTTTTCCCCCTGAGCAGCCGGTCTGACGCGGCTACCCGCCGGACACAAAAAAGCCTCTGCCTGATGGGGCAGAGGCTTTGGACTGCATTCGAGCGCGGCTTAGGTTTTTTGCTTCTTCTTTTTTGCCGCCGGAAACAGAATGTTGTTCAGGATGAGGCGGTAGCCGGGGGAATTGGGGTGCAGGGCCAGGTCGGTGGGTTCCTCGCCCACTAGGTGCTGGTAGTCTTCGGGGTCGTGGCCGCCGTAGAATGTCCAGGTGCCTTTACCCAGGGAGCCGTGCACGTAGCGCGCTTCGCCGGTTTGCTTGGTGTCGCCCATTATCACCACGTCGGGTTTCACGAGGCTTTTGCGGAAGGCCGTGGTCTGGCCCATGAAGCCGTGAATGGTTTTTTCGTGGTTCTGGCACAGCATGGTGGGCACGGGGTCGTACTTGGCCGAAAAGGTGAATAGCTGAAAGTAGTCGTTTTGCTCGCCCAAGCCCCGCTCGCCGGGCTGCATGTCGATGTTGGAGTACTCGTACTCAAACGGGTTGGTTTTGAGCTGGAAGTTCTGAAAGGCCAGGCAGCGGTTGAAGTTGAGCTTGGATTGGGCATTGGGGTCGGCCGGGTCGCCGTCGTACATGCTTTCCACCATGTCGATGCCCAGGCCGGCCAGGGCGATGTCGTAGCTGTCGGTGGCCGAGCACATGGCAAACAAAAAGCCACCGCCCGCAATGAATTCCTGCATTTTGGTGGCCACGGCGCCCTTCATCACGCTCACTTTGGCAAACCCATTGCGCTTGGCGGCGGCTTCGGCGTCGCGCACCTGCTGCTGGTACCAGGGGTAGTTGCGGTAGGTGGCGTAGAACTTGCCGTACTCGCCCGTGAAGTCTTCGTGGTGCAAGTGCAGCCAGTCGTATTTGGGCAGCTCGCCCTTCAGCACTTCGTCGTCGTAAATCTGGGTGTAAGGAATTTCGGCGTAGGTGAGCACCATAGTCACGGCGTCGTCCCAGGGCTGCTTGCCCTTGGGCGTGTACACCGCAATTTTGGGCACCTTCTCCAGCTTCATCACGTCCATGTTGGCGTTGGGGTCGGCTATTTCCTGCAGGATGCTGGTATATTGCGCTTCGCTGATGACCTGAAACGTGACGCCGCGCACGGCCAACTCGTTCTCGGCCGCCGAACTGGTTTCGAAGGCAAACGCGCCGCCGCGGTAGTTGAGCAGCCAGTCGACGGGCACTTCGCGCTGCAGCAGCCAGAATGCCACCCCGTAGGCCTTCAGGGCCTCTTTTTGGGTGTTATCCATGGGGATGAACACGTGGTTGGCGCGCGCGGCCAGGGGGACCGCCACGCCGGCCGCCGCCATCAGCCAAAACAGGAGAAAACGCTTGAACAGCATAAGATTTTAGCAAAAGAAACGCATGTCCGCAACGAGGTTGCGGCACCTGTGGTTCAAGTTAGGCGCCGGCCGCCGAACTTTGGCTGCGCGGGGCGCGGTCCGAAGCGTTTCTTTCCGCTTCATTTCATCCCCAGGCCCCCGCGTTGTACTTGCCATGAGCCCTTTCGAAAACGTTCGCGAAGCTTTCCGCTCCATCCGCGCCAATCTGCTGCGCACCGTCCTCACGGCCCTCATTCTCAGCATCGGGCTGTTTGCGCTGGTGGGCATTCTCACCAGCATCGACGCCATGAAAAACTCGCTGTCCGAAACCTTCGCCAGCCTGGGCGCCAACTCCTTTGAGCTGCACGCCAAGGGCTACACCAACCGCTCCCGGCGCGGCGGCGTGCAGGGCAAGCAGTACCCGCCCATCGACTTTTTGCAAGCCAAGCTCTACAAAAAAGCCATGGGCGACGAGGCCCAGGTGGGCGTGTCGGCTTTCATCTCCGGGGCTGCTGAAATGAAGGCCAACGGCATCAAAACCAACCCCAACATGCAGTTGATTGCGGGCGATGAAAACTACCTGAAAATTCAGGGCTACAACCTCACCGAAGGCCGGACTTTTTCGCAAACCGAACTCAACAGCGGCGCCAACGTGCTGATTGTGGGCGACGAAATCAAGCAGAAGCTGTTTCCCAAGCAAAGCCC
This DNA window, taken from Hymenobacter sp. 5317J-9, encodes the following:
- a CDS encoding glycoside hydrolase family 2 TIM barrel-domain containing protein, which encodes MEDLNPSNYSLSASRPEEEPAEELANPLPRAVLRMSSHVLLDGQWKFAHDVEDVGLRDDWALGHNYEHLAQWPGSVEAHLAEVRGQQDGAAWHDKIVVWYEREFNLPEVAEPQARSLIQLTFGACGYETRVWLNGQLLKTIEGEDVHYGEYTSFSYELSEENLHLVNRLTVRIVDTMDAETPRGKQESHVYKRGGIWYQTYTGAVRSVWLETVERNRLRSRVGVVSVVEDQLVRFNLTLRIHDAGDYTIRLQVFDPLTTDRTAPLAASDFPLHLESGQWQQRMVLELPGAELWSPEAPNRYRLVAQLIDADGYAAQIETLFGLRKIEARGRYVYLNNQPTYLDGILYQPGQATLEEMQRHMHAMKALGCNLVRVHIAGIDPRIYNLADELGLLLWVEVPSPHSSTPRSRQNHRAELLRLVTLSETHPSIIIWSLYNEDWGAQDIATNPETREYIVDTYHFMQIAYPQFLVVDNDGWHHISYTGRLKSDLLTAHLYTPDLARWRELLDRLVGGQMDGTAAFPLVVGDPFFYRRQVPLIVSEWGGFGFSDYGGPADAESRTNSIKAFKQELRTRPIAGDVYTQATNIEDERNGLIDPHTGALSVPEGLLASRQLEFLQ
- a CDS encoding phosphatase PAP2 family protein, which gives rise to MLIRLRLLLLLAGWPCIQAAAQAPTRPLPDSVTARPAGHLRAALLRVAVPSVAISVGVLAHKPTFNQTLCKAKQDLQEETQEVFGGFDAHGLDDYTRHVPLALAYGMMATGHKGERTPLGFTLIYLVAHELDQGVVNQLKRITAEPRPYNAQDLSSFPSSHTSQAFLTATLLHEQYGRQYPWVSVTGYAVATATGTMRVLGNKHWATDVLAGAAIGFLSAETVWHAYPALTKLLPQRLAHKMLLVPTYAPGGGAGLAMGVQL
- a CDS encoding asparagine synthetase B; amino-acid sequence: MAAAGVAVPLAARANHVFIPMDNTQKEALKAYGVAFWLLQREVPVDWLLNYRGGAFAFETSSAAENELAVRGVTFQVISEAQYTSILQEIADPNANMDVMKLEKVPKIAVYTPKGKQPWDDAVTMVLTYAEIPYTQIYDDEVLKGELPKYDWLHLHHEDFTGEYGKFYATYRNYPWYQQQVRDAEAAAKRNGFAKVSVMKGAVATKMQEFIAGGGFLFAMCSATDSYDIALAGLGIDMVESMYDGDPADPNAQSKLNFNRCLAFQNFQLKTNPFEYEYSNIDMQPGERGLGEQNDYFQLFTFSAKYDPVPTMLCQNHEKTIHGFMGQTTAFRKSLVKPDVVIMGDTKQTGEARYVHGSLGKGTWTFYGGHDPEDYQHLVGEEPTDLALHPNSPGYRLILNNILFPAAKKKKQKT